A single genomic interval of Solimonas sp. K1W22B-7 harbors:
- a CDS encoding tRNA-binding protein produces the protein MVQHVIDPESQPYAPEKWPRKPDCGSEGFLALDLRVGTVLSAEPFAKARKPAYQLRVDFGPVVGVLQSSAQITHYPAESLVGRRVVGAINLGEKRIAGFTSQFLVLGALAPDGSVQLLRPDGEPPDGALVA, from the coding sequence ATGGTGCAGCACGTCATCGATCCCGAAAGCCAGCCCTACGCGCCGGAGAAATGGCCGCGCAAGCCGGACTGCGGCAGCGAGGGTTTCCTGGCGCTGGATCTGCGCGTCGGCACCGTGCTGAGCGCAGAGCCCTTCGCCAAGGCGCGCAAGCCGGCCTACCAGTTGCGCGTCGACTTCGGCCCCGTCGTCGGTGTGTTGCAGAGCAGCGCGCAGATCACCCATTACCCAGCGGAGTCGCTGGTGGGCCGGCGCGTGGTCGGCGCGATCAATCTCGGCGAAAAGCGCATCGCGGGATTCACCAGCCAGTTCCTGGTGCTGGGGGCGCTGGCGCCGGATGGCAGCGTGCAGTTGCTGCGGCCGGATGGCGAGCCACCGGATGGAGCCTTGGTCGCGTGA
- a CDS encoding putative 2-aminoethylphosphonate ABC transporter permease subunit: MRLALPLAPLAPTRGDWVARALMALGVLAIVAGLVLPLFVLGERAFLDRAGQWIGGGNFLAYVGNPALRIALWHSLWVSALATLIVVTLAFFAAWAVTRTAMPGRGLFRVVLFLPLLAPSLLAGLSLVYWFGAQGAAKGLLFGAPLYGAVGIVLGSCFWTLPHAFLILITAFANADGRVYEAARVLGASPFRVFRTVTLPSVRYGVVSAGFVVFTLVFTDFGVPKVIGGSYNMVATDIYKQVIGQQNFGMGAAISLMLLLPAVLSFFAERWASKRQDAGLGSRATRHVPAPGPWRDRCAAAYALLLSGLILAMIGMAFYASLVKYWPYDLSPTLAHYRFESVPGSGWRAFGNSLRLALYVACIGTACVFLWAYLTEKGRSLGALRGLFRFLVMLPLAIPGLVLGLGYVFFFNAPGNPLNALYGGMALLVLCTIVHFYSVAQLTAASAINQLDREFESASSMLRAPFWRLLGRVTLPVCLPAVLDVWFYLFVNAMTTVSAVIFLYSPDTMLASVAALNLDDSGETAGAAAMASLIVVACALVRLAHWAVSRYLLARMQRWRNP; encoded by the coding sequence ATGAGGCTCGCCTTGCCGCTGGCGCCGCTGGCTCCCACGCGGGGCGACTGGGTTGCGCGCGCGCTGATGGCACTGGGCGTGCTGGCGATCGTTGCCGGCCTGGTGCTGCCGCTGTTCGTCCTGGGCGAGCGCGCCTTTCTCGACCGCGCCGGCCAGTGGATCGGCGGCGGCAACTTCCTGGCCTACGTCGGCAACCCGGCGCTGCGCATCGCGCTGTGGCATTCGCTGTGGGTGTCGGCGCTGGCGACGCTGATCGTCGTCACGCTGGCCTTCTTCGCCGCCTGGGCGGTCACGCGCACGGCGATGCCGGGGCGCGGCCTGTTCCGCGTGGTCCTGTTCCTGCCGCTGCTGGCGCCCTCGCTGCTGGCGGGCTTGTCGCTGGTGTACTGGTTCGGCGCGCAAGGCGCCGCCAAGGGTCTGCTGTTCGGTGCGCCGCTGTACGGGGCCGTCGGTATCGTGCTCGGCTCCTGCTTCTGGACCCTGCCGCATGCCTTCCTGATCCTGATCACCGCCTTCGCCAACGCCGACGGCCGCGTCTACGAGGCCGCGCGGGTGCTCGGCGCCAGCCCCTTCCGCGTATTCCGCACCGTGACGCTACCCTCGGTGCGCTATGGCGTGGTCAGCGCCGGCTTTGTCGTATTTACCCTGGTATTCACCGACTTCGGTGTGCCCAAGGTCATCGGCGGGTCCTACAACATGGTCGCCACCGACATCTACAAGCAGGTCATCGGCCAGCAGAACTTCGGCATGGGCGCGGCGATCAGCCTGATGCTGCTGCTGCCGGCGGTGCTGAGCTTCTTCGCCGAGCGCTGGGCCTCGAAACGCCAGGACGCCGGCCTGGGCTCGCGTGCCACGCGCCACGTGCCGGCGCCCGGGCCGTGGCGCGACCGCTGTGCCGCCGCCTACGCGCTGCTGCTGTCGGGCCTGATCCTGGCGATGATCGGCATGGCCTTCTATGCCTCGCTGGTGAAGTACTGGCCCTACGACCTGTCGCCGACGCTGGCGCACTACCGCTTCGAGTCCGTACCCGGCTCGGGCTGGCGCGCCTTCGGCAACTCGCTGCGGCTGGCGCTGTATGTCGCCTGCATCGGTACCGCCTGCGTCTTCCTGTGGGCCTACCTGACCGAGAAGGGCCGCAGTCTCGGCGCATTGCGCGGGCTGTTCCGCTTCCTGGTGATGCTGCCGCTGGCGATTCCCGGTCTGGTGCTGGGCCTGGGCTACGTGTTCTTCTTCAATGCGCCCGGCAATCCGCTGAACGCCCTCTACGGCGGCATGGCGCTGCTGGTGCTGTGCACCATCGTGCATTTCTACAGCGTCGCGCAGCTGACCGCGGCGAGCGCCATCAACCAGCTCGACCGCGAGTTCGAGTCCGCCAGCAGCATGCTGCGCGCGCCGTTCTGGCGCCTGCTCGGCCGCGTCACCCTGCCGGTGTGCCTGCCGGCGGTGCTGGATGTCTGGTTCTACCTGTTCGTCAACGCCATGACCACCGTGTCGGCGGTGATCTTCCTGTACTCGCCGGACACCATGCTGGCCTCGGTGGCCGCGCTGAACCTGGACGATTCCGGCGAGACCGCCGGTGCCGCGGCGATGGCCAGCCTGATCGTCGTCGCCTGTGCGCTGGTGCGCCTGGCGCACTGGGCGGTTTCCCGATACCTGCTGGCGCGCATGCAGCGCTGGCGCAATCCCTGA
- a CDS encoding TIGR03364 family FAD-dependent oxidoreductase: MSTQQSYDLAVVGAGILGLAHALAAARRGLRVALIDRSERAVGASVRNFGLIWPIGQPAGPLLQRALRAREVWLELKQAAGLPVEETGSLQVARHPTEMAVLEEFVARNRESGYDIALLTPDEAVARSPLLRREGLLGALWSGSELIATSPLCIRALPGYLAERYGVTVMQDCAVTRVESGLLHSERGTIRASRIVVCSGPDLQTLFPEVLKDLVVCKLQMLSAAPLDPAFRLGPGLCAGLTLLHYDAFLGCTDSLPAYRQYAEERYPEQRRWGVHVLVSQHAGGELIIGDSHEYSRTTVEPFDREEINVAILDYLNEFAQLPPHRITRRWQGVYPKLKGGSELVVDPLPGVTVVNAPGGAGMTLSFGLAEEVLASRL; the protein is encoded by the coding sequence ATGAGCACACAGCAATCCTATGACCTCGCCGTTGTCGGCGCCGGTATCCTCGGCCTGGCCCATGCACTCGCCGCCGCCCGGCGCGGCCTGCGCGTCGCCCTGATCGACCGCAGCGAGCGGGCCGTGGGTGCCTCGGTGCGCAACTTCGGCCTGATCTGGCCTATCGGCCAGCCGGCCGGGCCGCTGCTGCAGCGCGCGCTGCGGGCGCGCGAGGTCTGGCTGGAACTGAAGCAGGCCGCCGGCCTGCCGGTGGAGGAGACGGGATCGCTGCAGGTGGCCCGTCATCCCACCGAGATGGCGGTGCTGGAGGAGTTTGTCGCGCGCAACCGCGAATCCGGCTATGACATCGCCCTGCTGACGCCGGACGAAGCCGTCGCCCGTTCGCCGCTGCTGCGCCGCGAGGGCCTGCTGGGCGCGCTGTGGAGCGGCAGCGAGCTGATCGCCACCTCGCCGCTGTGCATCCGGGCGCTGCCGGGATACCTCGCCGAGCGCTATGGCGTCACGGTCATGCAGGACTGCGCGGTAACGCGTGTCGAGAGCGGCCTGCTGCACAGCGAGCGCGGCACGATCCGCGCCTCGCGCATCGTGGTCTGCAGCGGCCCCGACCTGCAGACCCTGTTCCCGGAGGTGCTCAAGGACCTGGTGGTGTGCAAGCTGCAGATGCTGTCGGCGGCGCCGCTGGACCCGGCGTTCCGGCTCGGGCCGGGGCTCTGTGCCGGCCTGACGCTGCTGCACTACGATGCCTTCCTCGGCTGCACCGACTCGCTGCCGGCCTACCGGCAGTACGCCGAGGAACGCTACCCGGAGCAGCGCCGCTGGGGTGTCCACGTGCTGGTGTCGCAGCATGCCGGCGGCGAGCTGATCATCGGCGACTCGCACGAGTACAGCCGCACCACGGTCGAGCCCTTCGACCGCGAGGAGATCAACGTGGCGATCCTCGACTACCTGAACGAGTTCGCGCAGCTGCCGCCGCACCGCATCACGCGGCGCTGGCAGGGTGTCTATCCCAAGCTCAAGGGCGGCAGCGAACTGGTGGTGGATCCGCTGCCGGGCGTCACCGTGGTCAACGCCCCTGGCGGCGCCGGCATGACCCTGTCCTTCGGCCTGGCCGAAGAAGTGCTGGCATCGCGGCTATGA
- a CDS encoding HD domain-containing protein, with the protein MNPGSLQGLLDLLVARGGAQYGGEPVTQLAHALQTATLAEQAGEPAELIAAALLHDLGHFTDGADVERAGQGIDDRHERRALPLLMRWFGPGVVEPVRLHVEAKRYLCTVEPRYMDELSAASLGSLALQGGVFRPEEAEAFIRQPHAGAAVRLRRYDDLAKDPRRATPGPAHFLRYLQAAARS; encoded by the coding sequence ATGAACCCCGGGAGTCTCCAGGGTCTGCTGGACCTGCTGGTCGCGCGTGGTGGCGCGCAGTACGGCGGCGAGCCGGTGACGCAACTGGCGCATGCGCTGCAGACCGCCACGCTGGCGGAGCAGGCCGGCGAGCCGGCGGAACTGATCGCCGCCGCGCTGCTGCACGACCTGGGGCATTTCACCGACGGCGCCGACGTCGAGCGTGCCGGGCAGGGCATCGACGACCGGCACGAGCGACGCGCCCTGCCACTGCTGATGCGCTGGTTCGGGCCCGGGGTGGTGGAGCCGGTGCGCCTGCACGTCGAGGCCAAGCGCTACCTTTGCACCGTCGAGCCTCGATACATGGATGAACTCAGCGCAGCGTCGCTCGGCAGCCTGGCGCTGCAGGGCGGGGTGTTCCGTCCGGAGGAAGCCGAGGCCTTCATCCGCCAGCCCCATGCCGGGGCTGCCGTGCGCCTGCGGCGCTACGACGACCTGGCCAAGGACCCGCGCCGTGCCACCCCGGGGCCGGCGCACTTCCTGCGCTATCTGCAGGCCGCGGCGCGGTCCTGA
- the phnX gene encoding phosphonoacetaldehyde hydrolase, protein MNYRYSRRYAGPLEAVILDWAGTVIDFGCVAPAEAFTELFRREGVPLTVAQAREPMGTEKREHIRRVLRIPAVAAGWQQAKGAEATEADIDRLYHDFLPIQLETIRQRAQMIPGAVELIGRLRERGLKVGANTGYNREMIALCEAAARGQGYAPDVSLAAEDAPRGRPSADLALLNAVQLGVSCVQACVKVDDTVPGIEEGLNAGMWTVAVAVSGNEVGLAPDEWAALDAEAQQARRAAAVRRLSQAGAHYVIDSVADLEDCLGDIEARLAAGDQP, encoded by the coding sequence TTGAACTACCGCTACTCCCGGCGCTATGCCGGGCCGCTCGAAGCCGTGATCCTGGATTGGGCCGGCACCGTGATCGACTTCGGCTGCGTCGCCCCGGCGGAGGCGTTCACCGAACTGTTCCGCCGCGAGGGCGTGCCGCTGACCGTGGCGCAGGCACGCGAGCCGATGGGCACCGAGAAGCGCGAGCACATCCGCCGCGTGCTGCGCATTCCTGCAGTGGCCGCGGGCTGGCAACAGGCCAAGGGCGCGGAAGCGACCGAGGCCGACATCGACCGCCTGTACCACGACTTCCTGCCGATCCAGCTGGAGACGATCCGCCAGCGCGCGCAGATGATCCCCGGCGCGGTGGAGCTGATCGGCCGCCTGCGCGAGCGCGGCCTCAAGGTTGGCGCCAACACCGGCTACAACCGCGAAATGATCGCGCTCTGCGAGGCAGCCGCGCGCGGGCAGGGCTATGCCCCGGACGTCAGCCTCGCCGCCGAGGACGCGCCGCGCGGCCGGCCTTCGGCTGACCTGGCGCTGCTCAATGCGGTGCAGCTGGGGGTGTCCTGCGTGCAGGCCTGCGTCAAGGTCGACGACACCGTGCCGGGCATCGAGGAAGGTCTCAACGCCGGCATGTGGACTGTCGCCGTCGCCGTGTCCGGCAACGAGGTCGGCCTGGCGCCGGACGAGTGGGCTGCGCTGGATGCCGAGGCGCAGCAGGCGCGCCGCGCCGCGGCGGTGCGACGGCTGTCGCAGGCCGGCGCGCACTATGTGATCGACAGCGTCGCCGACCTGGAGGACTGCCTCGGCGATATCGAAGCGCGCCTGGCCGCGGGCGACCAGCCCTGA
- a CDS encoding alkaline phosphatase family protein yields MLFLAACGQSEAPGGDREARVLVIGIDGLRTDALQGADTPNIDRLIAEGAFDDRSQVDYVTVSGPGWSSMLTGVWCDKHGVRDNSFDGSNYDAYPHFYRHVRELRPDLVTVSYAHWAPINENILRNEADIVGLGSDEEVAQLTAKALRERDVHVVFADFDDVDHAGHSCCFSPLSANYRDAIELTDRYVGVIVDALKSRPRYAEENWLVLMATDHGGSGVSHGRDEPEHRNTWFLSSGAASAPLTPGSTRVTDLAVTAMIHLGIAIRPEWNLDGIAVGLKNAPAMTRRESRNSCEAQAP; encoded by the coding sequence GTGCTTTTTCTTGCCGCCTGCGGGCAGAGCGAGGCGCCTGGCGGCGATCGTGAAGCGCGCGTGCTGGTGATCGGCATCGACGGGCTGCGCACCGACGCCCTGCAGGGCGCCGATACGCCGAACATCGATCGCCTGATCGCGGAGGGTGCGTTCGACGACCGCTCGCAGGTGGACTACGTCACCGTCAGCGGTCCCGGCTGGAGCAGCATGCTGACCGGTGTGTGGTGCGACAAGCACGGCGTGCGCGACAACTCCTTCGACGGCTCCAACTACGACGCCTATCCGCACTTCTACCGCCATGTCCGCGAGCTGCGTCCGGACCTGGTCACCGTGTCCTACGCGCACTGGGCACCGATCAACGAAAACATCCTGCGCAACGAGGCGGATATTGTCGGGCTCGGCAGCGACGAGGAGGTCGCACAACTCACCGCCAAGGCCCTGCGCGAGCGCGACGTGCACGTCGTGTTCGCGGATTTCGACGATGTGGATCATGCCGGTCACAGCTGCTGTTTCAGTCCGCTCAGCGCCAACTACCGCGACGCGATCGAACTGACCGACCGCTACGTCGGCGTCATCGTCGATGCGCTGAAGAGCCGCCCCCGCTATGCCGAAGAGAACTGGCTGGTGCTGATGGCGACCGACCATGGCGGCTCCGGCGTCAGCCATGGCCGCGATGAGCCGGAGCACCGCAACACCTGGTTTCTCAGCAGCGGCGCGGCTTCGGCGCCACTGACCCCGGGATCGACCCGGGTGACCGATCTGGCGGTCACCGCGATGATCCACCTGGGCATCGCGATCCGCCCCGAGTGGAACCTGGACGGCATTGCCGTCGGCCTGAAGAACGCCCCGGCGATGACCCGCCGCGAATCGCGCAACAGCTGCGAGGCGCAGGCGCCATGA
- the ilvE gene encoding branched-chain-amino-acid transaminase, producing MTLITEPNLDPELVRAALPADWPAPEALGFGQHLGPYLITADHDGSGWSAARILRRDDARLAIASGGLQYGLSVFEGMKAYRAPDGGIHLFRPQMHLRRLQASAARLHLPPVDEALFLRSCMLAVRVHEAMLPPAGRGALYLRPTIHADEEALGLKQAARHRYSVTVTPGSDPQLKSLRMWAEDELIRAAPGGLGAAKTGANYAAGLSGLLRARERGYDDVIWLDAATHRWLGEAGTMNLFVQIGGRLLTPPLDGTILAGVTRDSLLQLARKEGLEVAEQGIGLGQLRTAATSGTLGCAFGCGTASRIVRIQGVGSVHGEIAIPDNGLPERLSERLKAVQEGTAKEHADWRVAC from the coding sequence ATGACCCTCATCACCGAACCCAACCTCGATCCCGAACTCGTGCGCGCCGCCCTGCCCGCCGACTGGCCCGCGCCGGAGGCGCTGGGCTTCGGCCAGCACCTGGGCCCCTACCTCATCACCGCCGACCACGACGGCAGCGGCTGGAGCGCGGCCCGGATCCTGCGCCGCGACGACGCGCGCCTGGCCATCGCCAGCGGCGGCCTGCAATACGGGCTGTCGGTGTTCGAAGGCATGAAGGCCTATCGCGCGCCGGATGGCGGTATCCACCTGTTCCGCCCGCAGATGCACCTGCGGCGCCTGCAGGCCAGCGCCGCACGCCTGCACCTGCCACCAGTGGACGAGGCGCTGTTCCTGCGCAGCTGCATGCTGGCGGTGCGCGTGCACGAGGCGATGCTGCCGCCGGCTGGCCGCGGCGCGCTGTACCTGCGCCCGACGATCCATGCCGACGAGGAGGCGCTGGGCCTGAAGCAGGCCGCGCGCCACCGCTACAGCGTGACGGTGACGCCGGGCAGCGACCCGCAGCTGAAGTCGCTGCGCATGTGGGCCGAGGATGAGCTGATCCGCGCCGCGCCGGGCGGCCTGGGTGCTGCCAAGACCGGTGCCAACTACGCCGCCGGCCTGTCCGGCCTGCTGCGCGCCCGCGAGCGCGGCTACGACGACGTGATCTGGCTCGACGCCGCCACGCATCGCTGGCTGGGCGAAGCCGGCACCATGAACCTGTTCGTGCAGATCGGCGGGCGCCTGCTGACGCCACCCCTGGACGGCACGATCCTGGCCGGCGTGACGCGCGACTCGCTGCTGCAGCTGGCGCGCAAGGAAGGCCTCGAGGTGGCCGAACAGGGCATCGGCCTGGGCCAGTTGCGCACCGCCGCCACCAGCGGCACGCTGGGCTGCGCCTTCGGCTGCGGCACCGCCTCGCGCATCGTGCGCATCCAGGGCGTGGGCAGCGTGCATGGCGAGATCGCGATCCCGGACAACGGCCTGCCCGAGCGCCTGTCGGAACGGCTCAAGGCGGTGCAGGAAGGCACGGCGAAGGAGCATGCGGACTGGCGGGTGGCCTGCTGA
- a CDS encoding putative 2-aminoethylphosphonate ABC transporter ATP-binding protein — MSETILNIRGLHKRYGQATALRDIDLDVRAGEFVCFLGPSGCGKTTLLRAIAGLDPQTSGTIQLYQQDISRRPPEQRGFGIVFQSYALFPNLSVLDNVTYGLVGKGLPRARREARGRELLSLVGLAGFDAKYPGQCSGGQQQRIALARALAPEPSLLLLDEPLSALDAKVRVHLRSEIKALQEKLGVTTIMVTHDQEEALTMADRIVVMDHGAIEQVGTPQDIYERPASRFVAEFVGAMNFLPARVLRPDALLLGERELRLPRPCLHPVGEKVLAAIRPEHLRLDGQGLPATLTWREFLGSHTRLWLQLDDGTEAQLLLAPQACDELPADGSRVALGFDPRHLHVYKAKA, encoded by the coding sequence ATGTCCGAAACCATCCTCAACATCCGCGGCCTGCACAAGCGCTACGGCCAGGCCACGGCGCTGCGCGACATCGACCTCGACGTGCGCGCGGGCGAGTTCGTCTGCTTCCTGGGTCCCTCCGGCTGCGGCAAGACCACGCTGCTGCGCGCGATCGCCGGGCTCGATCCGCAGACCTCGGGAACGATCCAGCTGTACCAGCAGGACATCTCGCGGCGGCCGCCGGAGCAGCGCGGTTTCGGCATCGTGTTCCAGTCCTACGCCTTGTTTCCCAACCTGAGCGTGCTGGACAACGTCACCTACGGCCTGGTCGGCAAGGGACTGCCCCGCGCCCGGCGGGAGGCCCGCGGGCGCGAGCTGCTGTCCCTGGTCGGCCTGGCCGGTTTCGATGCCAAGTATCCCGGCCAGTGCTCCGGCGGCCAGCAGCAGCGCATCGCGCTGGCGCGGGCGCTGGCGCCGGAGCCGAGCCTGCTGCTGCTGGACGAGCCCCTGTCGGCGCTGGACGCGAAGGTGCGCGTGCACCTGCGCAGCGAGATCAAGGCGCTGCAGGAAAAGCTCGGCGTCACCACGATCATGGTCACGCACGACCAGGAGGAGGCGCTGACCATGGCCGACCGCATCGTGGTGATGGACCATGGCGCGATCGAGCAGGTCGGCACGCCGCAGGACATCTACGAGCGGCCGGCCAGCCGCTTCGTCGCCGAATTCGTCGGTGCGATGAACTTCCTGCCGGCGCGGGTATTGCGGCCCGACGCGCTGCTGCTCGGCGAGCGCGAGCTGCGGTTGCCGCGGCCTTGCCTGCACCCGGTTGGCGAAAAGGTGCTTGCCGCCATCCGCCCGGAGCACCTGCGCCTGGACGGGCAGGGGCTGCCGGCGACGCTGACCTGGCGCGAGTTCCTCGGCAGCCACACGCGCCTGTGGCTGCAGCTCGACGACGGCACCGAAGCGCAGCTGCTGCTTGCGCCCCAGGCCTGCGACGAGTTGCCGGCGGATGGCAGCCGGGTCGCACTCGGGTTCGATCCGCGTCACCTGCACGTGTACAAGGCCAAGGCATGA
- a CDS encoding alkaline phosphatase D family protein — protein sequence MTHIRHPRQGVSRRRLLQAAAGLPLLAACHDSTPLRPESAEQRVFQHGVASGDPLADRVILWTRISAAQAPATVRWEVYRDPFLTLRVTQGEGEVSGDSDGCYKVDVSGLDAGRTYYYRFLALDQVSPTGRTRTLPRGAVERLRLAVCSCAYLPDEPGTRFHNAYGQIAQRADLDAVLHLGDYVYADSDLSLAEYRARHAQYKAQSAELREAHRQHPFITVWDDHETTDNCWQDGGYQPPDKPLIPFAERKQNAMRAYHEWLPIRTPDPADLGRIWRSFDFGDLLTVVAPETRLHARAAQAYSFNRVGSPIAGAEGRELLGAEQMDWLRGTLRAAPTQWKLFMNPVQIGQLYAGLPDEEGGGTRYRNMDQWDGYAAERGRLFDILDGADGGAPVQDLIFMTGDWHCQFANDVLRAPYGAAYRERGEGVLGTEFTIPCVSSGLEGYEPAELFAANPHFKNHEFPARHGHALVDLRRDTATVEFWHTDTVETREHRYRLNVGFPLTAGANRIGELLRTPTPTNTEAPSLAP from the coding sequence ATGACGCACATCCGGCACCCGCGCCAGGGCGTTTCGCGACGGCGCCTGCTGCAGGCTGCGGCCGGGCTGCCGCTGCTGGCGGCCTGCCATGACAGCACGCCCCTCCGTCCGGAGTCCGCAGAGCAGCGGGTCTTCCAGCACGGTGTCGCTTCCGGCGACCCCCTGGCTGACCGCGTGATCCTGTGGACCCGCATCTCCGCTGCGCAGGCACCGGCGACGGTGCGCTGGGAGGTCTACCGCGATCCCTTCCTGACGTTGCGTGTCACGCAGGGCGAGGGCGAGGTCAGCGGCGACAGCGACGGGTGCTACAAGGTCGATGTTTCCGGCCTCGACGCCGGTCGGACCTACTACTACCGCTTTCTTGCGCTGGACCAGGTTTCGCCGACCGGGCGCACCCGCACGCTGCCGCGGGGCGCGGTCGAGCGGCTGCGCCTGGCGGTCTGTTCCTGCGCCTACCTGCCGGACGAGCCCGGCACGCGTTTCCACAACGCCTACGGCCAGATTGCGCAACGCGCCGATCTCGATGCGGTGCTGCACCTGGGCGATTACGTCTACGCCGACAGCGACCTGTCGCTGGCCGAGTACCGCGCGCGCCATGCGCAATACAAGGCGCAGAGCGCGGAGCTGCGCGAGGCGCACCGGCAGCATCCCTTCATCACGGTCTGGGACGACCACGAGACCACTGACAACTGCTGGCAGGATGGCGGCTACCAGCCGCCGGACAAGCCGCTCATCCCGTTCGCCGAGCGCAAGCAGAACGCGATGCGCGCCTACCACGAGTGGCTGCCGATCCGCACGCCCGATCCCGCCGACCTTGGCCGCATCTGGCGCAGTTTCGACTTCGGCGACCTGCTCACGGTGGTGGCGCCGGAGACGCGGCTGCACGCACGTGCGGCACAGGCCTATTCCTTCAACCGGGTCGGCAGCCCGATCGCGGGTGCCGAGGGCCGCGAACTGCTCGGCGCGGAGCAGATGGACTGGCTGCGCGGGACGCTGCGCGCCGCGCCGACGCAATGGAAGCTGTTCATGAACCCGGTGCAGATCGGCCAGCTTTACGCCGGACTGCCGGATGAAGAGGGTGGCGGCACCCGCTACCGCAACATGGACCAGTGGGACGGCTATGCCGCCGAGCGCGGGCGCCTGTTCGACATCCTCGACGGTGCCGACGGCGGCGCGCCGGTGCAGGACCTGATCTTCATGACCGGCGACTGGCACTGCCAGTTCGCCAACGACGTGCTGCGCGCGCCCTATGGGGCGGCCTATCGCGAGCGCGGCGAGGGCGTGCTCGGCACGGAGTTCACGATTCCCTGCGTGTCCTCGGGGCTGGAAGGCTACGAGCCGGCGGAACTGTTCGCCGCCAATCCCCACTTCAAGAATCATGAGTTCCCGGCACGCCACGGGCATGCGCTGGTGGACCTGCGACGCGATACCGCAACGGTGGAGTTCTGGCACACCGACACGGTCGAGACCCGCGAGCACCGCTATCGGCTCAACGTCGGCTTTCCGCTCACGGCCGGCGCCAACCGCATCGGCGAGCTGCTTCGAACGCCCACGCCCACCAACACCGAGGCGCCGTCGCTGGCGCCCTGA